The following coding sequences lie in one Lolium perenne isolate Kyuss_39 chromosome 2, Kyuss_2.0, whole genome shotgun sequence genomic window:
- the LOC127334300 gene encoding uncharacterized protein, which produces MGWFRAASGIARVALRRNLARAPATPFAGPARRHLHSTVPRRYAAPEPRAVPLSRLTDSFLDGTSSVYLEELQRAWEADPTSVDESWDNFFRNFVGQAATSPGISGQTIQESMRLLLLVRAYQVSGHMKARLDPLGLEERPVPDVLDPAFYGFSDADLDREFFLGVWRMAGFLSENRPVQTLRSVLGRLEQAYCGTIGYEYMHIADRDKCNWLRERIETVNPREYAYDRRQVMLDRLIWSTQFENFLAQKWTTAKRFGLEGAETLIPGMKEMFDRAADMGVESIVIGMPHRGRLNVLGNVVRKPLRQIFSEFSGGTKPVNEGEGLYTGTGDVKYHLGTSYDRPTRGGKHIHLSLVANPSHLEAVDPVVAGKTRAKQYYSNDLDRTKNLGVLLHGDGSFSGQGVVYETLHLSALPNYTTGGTIHLVVNNQVAFTTDPMSGRSSQYCTDVAKAVEVPIFHVNGDDLEAVVRTCELAAEWRQTFHSDVVVDIVCYRRFGHNEIDEPSFTQPKMYKIIRNHPSALEIYQNQLLESGKISREDIDNLHKKVSTILNEEFKKSKDDIPNKRDWLSAYWTGFKSPEQISRIRNTGVKPEILKRVGEAMTTLPETFKPHRAVKKIFDLRRQMIESGEGIDWAVGEALAFATLIIEGNHVRLSGQDVERGTFSHRHSVIHDQETGEQYCPLDNLVMNQNEELFTVSNSSLSEFAVLGFELGYSMENPNSLVLWEAQFGDFSNGAQVIFDQFLSSGEAKWLRQTGLVVCLPHGYDGQGPEHSSARMERFLQMSDDNPYVIPEMDPTMRNQIQQCNWQVVNVTTPANYFHVLRRQIHRDFRKPLIVMSPKNLLRHKDCKSSLSEFDDLAGHPGFDKQGTRFKRLIKDRNDHKDLEEGIRRLVLCSGKVYYELDEERKKSDHNDVAICRVEQLCPFPYDLIQRELKRYPNAEIVWCQEEPMNMGAYTYINPRLLTAMRALGRGSIDDIKYVGRAPSAATATGFYTVHVQEQTELVKKALQQDPINSPF; this is translated from the exons ATGGGGTGGTTCCGCGCCGCGTCGGGCATAGCCCGGGTGGCGCTGCGGCGCAACCTGGCGCGCGCCCCGGCGACGCCCTTCGCCGGCCCCGCGCGCCGCCACCTCCACTCGACGGTCCCGCGGCGCTACGCCGCGCCGGAGCCCCGCGCCGTGCCGCTCTCGCGCCTCACCGACAGCTTCCTCGACGGCACCAGCAGCGTCTACCTCGAGGAGCTGCAGCGCGCGTGGGAGGCGGACCCGACCTCCGTCGACGAGTCCTGGGACAACTTCTTCCGCAACTTCGTCGGCCAGGCCGCCACCTCGCCGGGCATCTCCGGGCAGACCATCCAGGAGAGCATGCGGCTGCTCCTCCTGGTGCGCGCGTACCAGGTGAGCGGCCACATGAAGGCCCGGCTCGACCCGCTCGGCCTCGAGGAGCGGCCCGTCCCGGACGTGCTCGACCCCGCCTTCTACGGCTTCTCCGACGCCGATCTCGACCGCGAGTTCTTCCTCGGCGTCTGGCGCATGGCCGGCTTCCTCTCCGAGAACCGCCCCGTGCAGACGCTCCGCTCCGTGCTGGGCCGCCTCGAGCAGGCCTACTGCGGCACCATCGGCTACGAGTACATGCACATCGCCGACCGCGACAAGTGCAACTGGCTCCGGGAGCGGATCGAGACCGTCAACCCCAGGGAGTACGCCTACGACCGCCGCCAGGTCATGCTCGACAGGCTCATCTGGAGCACCCAGTTCGAGAACTTCCTCGCGCAGAAGTGGACCACCGCCAAGCGCTTCGGCCTCGAAGGCGCCGAGACGCTCATCCCTGGCATGAAGGAGATGTTTGACAGGGCGGCCGATATGGGTGTGGAGAGCATTGTTATCGGGATGCCGCACAGGGGCAGGCTCAACGTCTTGGGAAACGTTGTGCGCAAGCCCCTGCGGCAGATCTTCAGCGAGTTTAGCGGTGGCACCAAGCCTGTCAATGAGGGGGAGGGTCTGTATACGGGGACTGGTGATGTCAAGTACCATCTGGGAACTTCGTATGATAGGCCTACTAGGGGTGGGAAGCACATCCATCTGTCGTTGGTTGCAAATCCAAGTCACTTGGAAGCGGTTGACCCTGTTGTTGCCGGGAAGACCAGAGCGAAACAGTACTATTCTAATGATCTTGACAGGACCAAGAATCTTGGGGTGCTGTTGCATGGAGATGGAAGCTTCTCAGGGCAGGGTGTTGTGTACGAGACCTTACATCTCAGCGCCCTTCCTAACTACACCACCGGTGGGACCATTCATCTTGTCGTGAACAATCAGGTTGCATTCACTACCGACCCCATGTCTGGGAGGTCTTCACAGTATTGCACAGATGTAGCCAAAGCCGTCGAGGTTCCAATTTTCCATGTCAATGGTGATGACTTGGAGGCAGTGGTTCGTACATGTGAGCTTGCTGCCGAGTGGAGGCAAACATTCCATTCTGATGTAGTGGTGGATATTGTTTGCTACCGTCGATTTGGGCATAATGAGATTGACGAGCCCTCCTTCACCCAGCCTAAAATGTACAAG ATAATTAGGAACCATCCGAGTGCACTTGAGATATATCAGAACCAGCTGTTAGAATCAGGGAAGATCTCCAGGGAAGACATCGACAACTTACACAAGAAGGTCAGCACAATACTGAATGAGGAATTCAAAAAGAGCAAAGATGATATCCCCAACAAGAGGGACTGGCTTTCAGCTTACTGGACTGGGTTTAAGTCCCCAGAACAGATTTCACGTATCCGAAACACCGG TGTCAAGCCAGAGATTCTAAAACGTGTTGGAGAAGCTATGACAACTCTGCCAGAAACTTTCAAGCCTCACAGGGCTGTCAAGAAGATTTTTGATCTGCGTCGCCAAATGATTGAGAGTGGGGAAGGCATTGATTGGGCCGTGGGTGAAGCACTTGCTTTTGCAACtcttataattgaggggaaccatGTTAGGTTAAGTGGCCAGGATGTTGAGAGGGGTACTTTCAGCCACCGGCATTCTGTCATCCATGACCAGGAAACTGGAGAGCAGTACTGTCCACTTGATAATCTTGTCATGAACCAAAACGAGGAACTATTTACTGTAAGCAACAG TTCCCTGTCAGAATTTGCTGTTTTGGGCTTTGAGTTGGGCTATTCAATGGAGAACCCGAACTCACTAGTTCTATGGGAAGCACAGTTCGGTGATTTTTCAAATGGAGCTCAAGTGATATTTGATCAATTCCTTAGTAGTGGGGAGGCAAAATGGCTCCGCCAGACTGGGCTTGTCGTTTGCCTTCCTCATGGTTATGACGGTCAGGGGCCTGAACATTCTAGTGCAAGAATGGAGCGCTTCCTTCAG ATGAGTGATGATAACCCCTATGTTATACCTGAGATGGATCCAACAATGAGGAATCAAATCCAACAGTGCAACTGGCAGGTTGTGAATGTCACAACTCCTGCAAACTATTTCCATGTTCTGCGTCGACAG ATACACCGCGATTTCAGAAAGCCTTTAATTGTGATGTCTCCAAAGAACCTCCTTCGTCACAAGGACTGCAAATCCAGTCTATCTGAATTCGATGATCTTGCGGGCCACCCTGGATTTGATAAGCAAGGGACACGCTTCAAGCGTCTGATAAAAGACCGGAATGACCATAAGGACCTTGAGGAAGGAATCAGACGTTTAGTTCTTTGTTCTGGAAAG GTGTACTATGAATTGgatgaagaaagaaagaaatcgGATCACAATGATGTTGCGATATGTAGAGTGGAACAACTCTGTCCATTCCCCTACGACCTCATTCAGCGTGAGTTGAAGAGATATCCAA ATGCTGAGATTGTTTGGTGCCAAGAAGAACCGATGAACATGGGGGCGTACACGTACATCAATCCTCGCCTGCTGACTGCGATGAGGGCGCTTGGTCGTGGCTCCATTGACGACATCAAGTATGTTGGAAGGGCACCATCTGCGGCCACAGCTACAGGTTTCTATACCGTCCACGTGCAGGAGCAAACCGAGCTGGTGAAGAAGGCGCTGCAGCAAGACCCCATCAACTCTCCGTTCTGA